A window from Pleuronectes platessa chromosome 6, fPlePla1.1, whole genome shotgun sequence encodes these proteins:
- the LOC128442805 gene encoding uncharacterized protein LOC128442805, producing the protein MRLGTALAFISALMFPLHLECTTTCQKGNGNGDYVEGHCPATLTPVAPSPSQSRGKMYSECVTLRVWMKADDLSQARIEILSPRNVKEVIRPMKTRKHKPKCDNKEKGETKVCCVRGEHAQSNTSLTLWELVYDCVEAHAGRVVSVSFSTKSTSCNVSYTVPDPVPQFGLTVNRSVKSITVTVEQGEEVHTRWCYQSGECMAGSLSPQLTIDPSQSRSAVLHIPYLLPCVCVQVYYTHTDARREKQCPFQNKALDDVEDVWRSSKVTLYGSGLNWSSECLVSSMNISALLCWKQHEHLCTPVLDSTLRGHEDGPTLKYNTSTVDKHPRMCVRFSLQGSHNISCPFPADMSSWEVNIGSGKQSVFVYLSSSAPATFSIQFCVINETGCSPLGPEHTLRMEGGTAETKIELPPHLLVQAPCVQVWQSHPALHGRRILCPDYVRSRAGLYVMAALILVFIFALLGFFIHRLTRSGAAGWLWIQKEVLLVCSSEQSAHVSAVCALASVLQGELKATVHMALWATQTEARTGVADVGPLPWLYGQWESMRKAQGRVLIIWSPDAKTTYEKWKGRENMDKNEIKKEKGADVQEDYEINGRRLGKSKKKKERAARKEDCVKDLYPQREACSVIAPVFAGALACLQGSLQQCRGQGVAIVYFQGYCQRRDIPKSLRDVPRYCLPQDFRGLIQELGGMQRESKSKGHCWPRLFSKVQSIWLARQLAHRLQTLLQRTQGDKTQTVTSSQKKTSEKTQNSSKVSPAADVGRQETAQEQEPLQGSPWTAERL; encoded by the exons ATGCGTCTTGGCACCGCGCTGGCGTTTATCAGCGCCCTGATGTTTCCTCTGCATCTGGAATGTACCACGACGTGTCAG AAGGGAAATGGAAATGGTG atTATGTTGAGGGACACTGCCCTGCCACACTGACCCCGGTGGCTCCGTCCCCTTCCCAGAGCCGAGGGAAGATGTACTCTGAATGTGTGACCCTCCGTGTTTGGATGAAGGCTGATG ACTTAAGCCAGGCCCGGATTGAGATTCTCTCACCACGTAATGTAAAGGAGGTCATCCGACCCATGAAGACACGGAAACACAAACCCAAG tgcgacaataaagaaaaaggcGAAACCAAAGTCTGCTGTGTTCGAGGAGAACATGCACAGAGCAATACCAGTTTGACACTG tggGAGCTTGTATACGATTGTGTGGAGGCCCATGCAGGGAgggttgtgtctgtgtccttcAGCACAAAGTCAACAAGCTGCAATGTCAGCTACACGGTGCCAG ATCCAGTGCCACAGTTCGGTCTGACTGTGAATCGGTCGGTGAAGTCCATCACGGTGACGgtggagcagggagaggaggtgCACACCAGGTGGTGCTACCAGAGTGGCGAGTGCATGGCCGGGTCACTTTCACCACAGCTCACT atTGATCCGTCTCAGTCTCGATCAGCTGTTCTTCACATCCCCTACCTGCTGCCCTGCGTGTGCGTCCAG gtatattacacacacacagacgcccGGCGAGAGAAACAGTGTCCTTTTCAAAACAAGGCCCTCGATG ATGTGGAAGACGTGTGGCGCTCGTCTAAAGTCACCCTGTACGGGTCCGGTCTGAATTGGAGCTCCGAGTGTCTCGTCAGCTCCATGAACATCTCCGCCCTCCTCTGCTGGAAGCAACACGAGCACCTGTGCACCCCCGTGCTCGACTCCACACTCCGAGGACACGAGGACGGACCGACCCTG AAGTATAACACATCCACCGTGGACAAACACCCTAGGATGTGTGTGCGG TTTTCTCTACAAGGCAGCCATAATATCTCTTGTCCTTTCCCGGCTG ATATGTCCTCATGGGAGGTGAACATTGGATCAGGCAagcagagtgtgtttgtatatctCAGCTCTTCGGCTCCAGCAACGTTCTCGATTCAGTTCTGTGTCATTAACGAGACGGGATGTTCCCCCCTTGGCCCGGAGCACACACTAAGAATG GAGGGGGGGACTGCAGAGACCAAGATAGAACTGCCTCCTCACCTTCTCGTGCAGGCGCCGTGTGTCCAG GTGTGGCAGTCACATCCTGCTCTTCACGGAAGAAGAATTCTGTGCCCAGACT ACGTGCGCAGTAGAGCTGGCCTGTATGTGATGGCAGCTCTGATACTCGtgtttatttttgctttgttgGGATTTTTCATCCATCGTCTCACGAGAAGCGGAGCTGCAG GCTGGCTCTGGATCCAGAAGGAAGTGCTGCTGGTGTGCTCATCCGAGCAGTCAGCCCACGTCTCTGCTGTATGTGCGTTAGCCTCAGTTCTGCAGGGGGAGCTAAAGGCCACCGTGCACATGGCTCTGTGGGCCACACAGACCGAGGCCAGGACCGGAGTGGCCGATGTGGGTCCTCTCCCCTGGCTGTACGGCCAGTGGGAAAGCATGCGCAAGGCTCAAGGAAGAGTGCTAATTATCTGGAGCCCCGACGCAAAGACCACCTATGAGAAATGGAAGGGGAGAGAAAACATGGATAAGAAcgagataaagaaagaaaaaggagcaGATGTGCAGGAGGATTATGAAATAAATGGGAGAAGACTGGGAAAAAgcaaaaagaagaaggagagagctgCAAGAAAAGAAGATTGTGTAAAAGACTTATACCCACAGAGGGAAGCCTGCTCAGTGATAGCCCCGGTGTTTGCAGGTGCTCTGGCCTGCCTGCAGGGGTCGCTGCAGCAGTGCAGAGGTCAAGGAGTTGCCATTGTCTATTTCCAGGGTTACTGCCAAAGAAGGGACATCCCAAAATCCCTCAGAGACGTCCCTCGGTACTGCTTACCCCAGGACTTCAGGGGTTTGATACAGGAGCTGGGAGggatgcagagagagagcaaatcGAAGGGCCACTGTTGGCCCAGACTCTTTTCTAAAGTGCAGTCGATATGGCTGGCACGACAGCTGGCCCACCGGCTGCAGACACTGCTGCAGCGGACGCAAGGAGACAAAACGCAGACTGTCACATCATCGCAGAAAAAGACGtcagaaaagacacaaaacagttCCAAGGTGTCTCCGGCTGCCGACGTGGGGAGACAAGAAACTGCCCAAGAACAGGAGCCTCTTCAGGGGTCCCCTTGGACAGCAGAGAGGCTTTAA